From a single Silvanigrella aquatica genomic region:
- the repC gene encoding replication protein C, IncQ-type, translated as MVSKNSDLSSKYNLKFALHDPAHCLAPGLFRSIKKGDRKKLKLDITYEFGDKNKIEFSGPEPLGADDLRVLQGLIAMAGINHHDQFVTSETSSEHGKEVRKQMDLKWDATNDDVVVAKGSYRELAKEIGYADCENTKTIRNCVERLWKVSIIYEFNKKRIGCRLLSSYASDNEKGKLFVALNPIITSVIFGFKPQHTRIDMQEVRLLSSDAARLLHQRLCAWINPGTSRNVSLESLIGYVYFEDTDNRYTKRTRKIDIKKALNEFELLKWQIEEYRKEHYKISRPESVIENISKKSPSKS; from the coding sequence GTGGTATCTAAAAATTCTGATTTAAGTTCTAAATATAATTTAAAATTTGCACTTCATGATCCTGCTCATTGTTTAGCTCCAGGATTGTTTAGGAGTATTAAAAAAGGTGATCGCAAAAAATTAAAGTTAGATATCACATACGAATTTGGAGATAAAAATAAAATTGAGTTTAGTGGCCCCGAACCGCTTGGTGCGGATGATTTAAGGGTGCTTCAAGGATTAATCGCAATGGCAGGAATAAATCATCACGATCAATTTGTTACTTCAGAAACATCTTCTGAACATGGAAAAGAAGTTAGAAAACAAATGGATTTAAAATGGGACGCCACAAATGACGATGTCGTAGTAGCCAAAGGAAGTTATCGTGAGCTTGCTAAAGAAATAGGTTATGCTGATTGTGAAAACACAAAAACAATCAGAAATTGTGTTGAACGGCTTTGGAAAGTATCAATTATTTATGAATTCAACAAAAAAAGAATTGGATGCCGTTTACTTTCTAGTTATGCGAGTGATAACGAAAAGGGAAAATTATTTGTTGCATTAAATCCAATCATTACAAGTGTAATATTTGGATTTAAACCACAGCATACTAGAATTGATATGCAAGAAGTTAGGCTTTTATCAAGTGATGCAGCTAGACTATTACATCAGCGCCTCTGTGCTTGGATTAACCCTGGAACTTCACGAAATGTTAGCCTCGAATCTTTAATAGGGTACGTTTATTTTGAGGATACAGATAATAGATATACAAAAAGAACAAGAAAAATTGATATAAAAAAAGCATTAAATGAATTTGAATTATTGAAATGGCAAATAGAAGAATATAGGAAAGAGCACTATAAAATTTCTAGACCTGAAAGCGTAATTGAAAACATCTCAAAGAAATCTCCATCAAAATCATAA